GTTTGCTAAGAAGCGATCGTATTCGGCTTCTAGGTCTTCTTTACTCCAATTCTCGTAAGGATTAGGTTTGTTCTTGATTTGACCAGCTTTTTGGTCGTCGGCGGCAACCTTTAGTGCCTCTATGCGTTTCTTTAAGTTAAACTTCATTGTTAATCTCCAGTTCTAAATTCTCTACTCGTTCAGTCAAGCTTGACTCTTGATAGCGATCGGCGGCAGACAACAATAAATGCACGGTTCTAATGATGTCTGGAGCGGTCGTTTGTTCGTCGTCTAGGATCTGACTTAACCGTTCTATACCGCGACAGAGAAGGCTTTGTAGCTGGTTTAATTGGCTGCGATAGGTAGTTGTAACGATTGAGCGTAATTCGGCTTTAAATTCGGGTTTCTTAAGCCAACGATCTATGGTTCGCTCGTTGACACCAGCTTCGGTGGCGGCTTGATTGATCGTTTTTCCACTTGCCAAAGCGGCGATCGCAATTAATTCGGATGCCTTTAATTCTTCCATATCACTTAAACGTATGTGGCTAATGCCCCCAAGAGAGGGCTGTCTATGATTGCTAGTTCGAGGCTGTTAGCACATGGAAAACTTAAAAAATCCAATTATCAAAGGAGTTGTTTTTTTCCATTTGGTTCAACGTATAGTCCCAATTACCAGAGCCTAACGTCAAGTAAACTTGCTTCCTT
This window of the Myxosarcina sp. GI1 genome carries:
- a CDS encoding helix-turn-helix domain-containing protein → MEELKASELIAIAALASGKTINQAATEAGVNERTIDRWLKKPEFKAELRSIVTTTYRSQLNQLQSLLCRGIERLSQILDDEQTTAPDIIRTVHLLLSAADRYQESSLTERVENLELEINNEV